The Mycosarcoma maydis chromosome 6, whole genome shotgun sequence genomic sequence AGCTGCCTTGTGATGcgagacgtcgacgacgatgcgatgGATGCGACCATCTTTCACGATACAGGCCGCCAAGCTCCTTAGGCAGGTCGAGATTCAGcgtggatggtgatgagcaGCAAAGTGTTGCAGACCATTTCTTCTCGCCTCGCCCTTTTTCCCACCCTGCCCGAATCGGCACCGCTCGTCCAGAATCACATCGCACGATCCAAACTAGATCTACCCCGATCATTTTCGCTGAACTGTTACGTCGGATCTGCCCAAGCAGACTTAAAAGATTTTTCCAATCGGTACCGAGAGGCTATAGTTTTCTCTTCTTTGGCACGTGACTATTGGAATCTCGAATAGGTCTGAAAACAGAATTCTAGGTATCGCTGAAACTTGAATACAACAGCACTAGCACCAGCGCCGCCAGCTTACAAGGGCGGTCAAGCCCAGGTTGGCAAGGCTGGCAGACAGGAGCAGCAGTGCGATTCTCAGACGTAGAAATGCCAAATTCCTTCGCAAGCTAGAGGCAGCTAAGCCAACATGCCAGTCACGCAGTGAGATTGCAGCAGTGTGTGAAGCTAGCTGCCGTAAGTGTGATTGCtgttgtcgttgtcgttgctgctcaatTTGCACTCTTTCTCTCCACCAACCCTTTCTTCACCCATCCCCTCCTTCAAGAAAGAATTCGTCAAGGTTGGTATCATCGAAATCTTCAGCAGGACACGTTCATATCACCAACAGCAGTAGCCGTAGCGGTAGCAGTAACAGCATCTACCATGCCCGTGCAGAAGGGCTCGACCTGTGGAACAAACGCCAAACAACAGAACAGCACATTATTGCATTGTCACATCATCCGCATGTCTCGACATTGACAAGCAGAATCTCGTATCAGCACTATGGGTTGACAGTGCGGTCATCATCTCTCGAGCCACCACCAGCGCGCACGTTGTTGCAGTCTTGTAATCTGCCCTCAACGGACGCACGAGCTAACACCACACACTGCACCGCAGCGGGCAACGACAGACTCAACGAAGGCTGAGATTCGGATATCTAGACATGTTCATCGAATGTACAGGCTCGTTAGGAGATGTGGAGATCGGCACCCTCGACAATTAGCTCTCGATGGGAAAGAAATGGTAGCGATTGCCGTACGTCTTGCAGCCACCTTCTGCCATCGCTGTCGCTCGGCAACGCGATGAGAGCGCTCCGCTGGGCAGACGATGTCGGTGTacttcagcagcacccATGTTCGAAAGCTTGATGTGTCCTGGTTGTACCCTTTTCGCCACCACGGAGGAACAACCGGTCCGGTTTGCGCGCACACGTATCAATTCTGCGGATATGTCTTCGTACGGTGGACTCTACCACGGCTGTCAGAATCTGCTAGGGCTGCTGTTTCAAATCGGATGATTTACCGCATCCGTAGTGGCACACAACCAGAACAATGAAATGTTGGTAGTACCAGCATTATCAACAGCTCCGCCATCCACATCTGCCGATTTTatcaacagcagcaacctcACTGCACAAACTCGAGCCAACCCGCTTCAGAGAAGTTTAGTGGAATGGCACCCACCACACGCTGTCACATCGTCGATATAGTCAGCGCAGTGCATTCCtgctctgcttgcgctACTGCTGTTAATTTGATGGTGTCTCTGTTGCGCACCCAGTCACCACGTTGGTTGTTCTTATTGCTGACTCTTACTCTTGCTGACGATCTTGTGCGAATTTTAACCCAACAACCAGATGGCTGAGCGTGTCACCCTCCGCAAGCGCAACCCCTACAACACCAAGTCGGCTCGCCGACAGATCATCAAGACGCCTGGTGGACACCTGCGATACCTGCACGTTCAGAAGCGCGGCACTGTCCCCAAGTGCGGTGACTGCCACTCGAACTTGAGCGGCATCAAGGCGCACCGCCCTCGCGAGTACGGCACCATCTCGAAGCGTCAGAAGACGGTTTCGCGTGCTTACGGTGGTTCGCGATGCTCGGCTTGCGTGCGCATGCGCATCGTGCGTgccttcctcgtcgaggaggccaagatcgtcaAGAACGTGCTCAAGGCTCAGGCTAAGGCGCAGAAGTAAACTCGAAGTAGACTCGCtttgcttcttcgtcaCCCGCTTCTTCACACTTGTCccttcctcgtcctcttccatTGCACATACGTACATGCATTCACACTTATGATGACGGCGAGTCTTGCTCCATTCTTGGCGTCACAAGGATGGGGTCATTAGCAAACTTGGTGTTCCGTCTATCATTCACCAACCCCAAAAATTGCACACTCATATACACACGCATCAAATGGTGTATGGTTGCAACTGCACATTTCTTTgacgcacacacacatatACATCAAACTTGTACCATTGCCTTGCTAAATCGCTTGTTCGTTGTGCTGGTATTGATCAGGCGTTTTGCTTTGAGAGATCACAATTGTTGCGTACTAGGCGGGGATGCCACAGGAGTCTGTCGGGTTGGAACAAGGGTATTGGCAGAATCGAGACGAGAGGCGagaggccgaggtggaagtTGCCGATTGTGAAAAGTCTCAAGCGTGGTCTCAGTCTGCCTAGTTCAGAGAGAATCGATGACTTTTCAGGGGTCACCGGGATGCTTTCCTCATCCacgttgacgacgacgttcCGCAGCAAGCCGACCATGAgcgatcgtcgagcttgtctgGCCAACTTTACACGATCCCACGCACACGCCAATGCAGCATCAGTCAGCAtgcgagtcgcgagtcgcgagtcgcgagtcacgagtcacgagtcgtgcaAAAACGCTCCGAACCCAATCCGCTCGCGTTCCAatcgctgctgtgctgagCGCGGTGAGACGTGCACAaacgcaatcacgaacgaaAACCGTCCggacgaatcgtgaatcgtgaatgcatgACGTCGATTGTGCACCCACTTTCACTGGTCCACGAGATCGACCGCGGGCAGACCGCGTAGCTCAGTCATTATTCTAGCCCAAAGTCCGTCTGTTCAACACGTCCGGAGGAAGCAATTGATTTGCTGTATCCCTGAGGTCGGGGTTCGATTCCACTGAGATAGTCGTTGAGGTTTTGCAGCTTTTCCCCATAGGACGCGGTCGCAGCAGCCCAAGTCAAGGCTCAGCCTACAGGGACTTTTCACGTCGGCACGCGCGCCATAAGTTCTTGCGTGAGGTTCACGCATCATAACTGAGTCCTTTACCTGGTCTTCTGATCCACTCAGTGACTACTTGACGGCAGTCTGCATAGGCTGCTATTCAACGCCTCGGGCGGACTCCCTTGACAACAAACAAAACCCAAAAAAGGAAAAATCAGAATACAGCAACATCAAGAGCAACCGCGCAACGCAACACGGTGTCTTCCGATCACGGAGAGTTTAGGGAAGCGCCACTCCCTTTGCCCTTTCCCGACTAACGTTAACTtagaatcacgattcactttttttttttaatTATGAATAATTTTATCgttcattcacgattcatttGTTTGTTTCGCTAGCAGGCCTCTATCCATCCACTCCCAGTAACCAGCCTCGATCAGCCTCTCTTGCTCCACTTCTTCCCCGAGACTGGCCAGTCTATACCATAGCTTTCGTTCAACCCAATCCTGGAGCCAAGACTGACATGGTATGACACCAAAGTGGAAAGCAACCTGGGCATGATTGTAACCTTCGCGAAACCGAGCGAATTCTATTAAAGACAAAAAAACCACGATTGGAGTCACAGCCGAAATGCAGGGTTCAATCAGGTGCTTTCAAATCGGTGAACGTCGGATAGCCCTTTTCGTTTCGTTCGGCCCAATGAAACCTTTTCGATTTCGACGTGGCACGCTCCGTGGCTGTCAGGCACCGCAGGCGCTGGTCAGATGGTCCGTGTCCGCCTCCTCATTGAGTGTCACCCGAGAGGTACCGACCACCACCGACTCTTGATGTCTATATCAATAGCAAC encodes the following:
- a CDS encoding 60S ribosomal protein eL34, which translates into the protein MAERVTLRKRNPYNTKSARRQIIKTPGGHLRYLHVQKRGTVPKCGDCHSNLSGIKAHRPREYGTISKRQKTVSRAYGGSRCSACVRMRIVRAFLVEEAKIVKNVLKAQAKAQK